The following are from one region of the Paracoccus sp. S3-43 genome:
- a CDS encoding glycosyltransferase family 29 protein, whose product MNKLRFYAARTLRDDAAIASLSVPQADLLAELAGKTVALIGNARSLAETRHGAAIDAADLVIRINRAPMPSAYSHGTRTDWLALAVRLADADLARLAPRRVLWMSPKRKRLGWRIAHGEGFYLHPLADYHALKDRLAAPPTTGAMMIDLALRSGLASLTLYGFDFFASQSLSGSRTADQVPHDFGAEAAWVADMQRRDGRLILA is encoded by the coding sequence ATGAACAAGCTGCGCTTCTATGCCGCCCGGACCCTGCGGGACGACGCGGCCATCGCCAGCCTTTCGGTCCCGCAGGCCGATCTGCTGGCCGAGCTGGCGGGCAAGACCGTCGCGCTGATCGGCAATGCCCGGTCGCTGGCCGAAACCCGGCACGGCGCGGCCATCGACGCCGCCGACCTGGTGATCCGCATCAACCGCGCGCCCATGCCCTCGGCCTACAGCCACGGCACCCGCACCGACTGGCTGGCCCTGGCGGTGCGGCTGGCCGATGCCGATCTGGCCCGCCTCGCGCCGCGCCGCGTCCTGTGGATGTCGCCCAAGCGCAAGCGGCTGGGCTGGCGCATCGCGCATGGCGAGGGCTTCTATCTGCATCCGCTGGCCGATTACCACGCGCTGAAGGACCGCCTGGCCGCCCCGCCGACCACGGGGGCGATGATGATCGACCTGGCGCTGCGGTCCGGCCTGGCCAGCCTGACGCTCTATGGTTTCGATTTCTTCGCCAGCCAAAGCCTGTCGGGCAGCCGCACCGCCGACCAGGTGCCCCATGACTTCGGCGCCGAGGCCGCCTGGGTCGCGGACATGCAGCGCCGGGACGGGCGGCTG